The following proteins come from a genomic window of Frankia casuarinae:
- a CDS encoding type II toxin-antitoxin system VapC family toxin — translation MTRGVLDTSVLVATDVTPLPGELAVSVISIAELQFGILVARTPQARATRLARLSAIQRRFDPLPVDDAVADSYGRLAARVVEVGRQPRARTMDLLIAATAHAHGASIYTRNAADLAGLEDLLRIVTI, via the coding sequence ATGACGCGCGGCGTCCTCGACACCAGTGTCCTGGTCGCCACAGACGTCACCCCCCTCCCCGGCGAGCTGGCCGTCAGCGTCATCAGCATCGCCGAACTCCAGTTCGGCATCCTCGTCGCCAGGACGCCCCAGGCCCGCGCGACCCGGCTCGCCCGCCTCAGCGCGATCCAACGACGGTTCGACCCGCTGCCCGTCGACGACGCCGTCGCCGACAGCTACGGACGTCTCGCCGCCCGTGTCGTCGAAGTCGGGCGCCAGCCACGCGCACGCACCATGGACCTGCTGATTGCGGCCACCGCCCACGCCCACGGAGCCAGCATCTACACCCGCAACGCCGCCGACCTCGCCGGCCTGGAAGACCTCCTGAGGATCGTCACGATCTAG
- a CDS encoding type II toxin-antitoxin system Phd/YefM family antitoxin → MDEIGLREVRQNASDLVRRAQAGERLTITVAGRPAAVLGPVSPRTWRRWDDLADLFAQPEDTDWPQDRTLVDNSLTDPWGRR, encoded by the coding sequence GTGGACGAGATAGGGCTTCGAGAGGTCCGGCAGAACGCCAGCGACCTGGTGCGCCGCGCCCAGGCCGGTGAACGGCTCACCATCACCGTGGCCGGCCGGCCAGCAGCCGTCCTCGGCCCGGTGAGTCCGCGTACGTGGCGGCGCTGGGACGATCTGGCTGATCTCTTCGCGCAGCCGGAGGACACCGACTGGCCGCAGGACCGCACCCTCGTCGACAATTCCCTCACGGATCCCTGGGGGCGCCGATGA